In one Lolium rigidum isolate FL_2022 chromosome 3, APGP_CSIRO_Lrig_0.1, whole genome shotgun sequence genomic region, the following are encoded:
- the LOC124703498 gene encoding uncharacterized protein LOC124703498, translating into MAAITTTTAPSSFRISSSPPPTTSTPRSILTFNARNRCHSRLACRATDVSGAEPSAPPEAGGGRTWVPVVPLAALPRGERRVIVQDGDEILLLWYKDEVFAIENRSPAEGAYSEGLLNAKLTQDGCIICPSTDSTFDLRTGEIKEWYPKNPVLRALTPVLRKLFVYPAKTDGENIYISIRGAGTAVGSAEILFSGKAQPGSTASDVNIEEVRMVVDEGVGGFGFTPYNELINGRAAIIGFLLLIDFELLTGKGLLRGTGLLDFIYAISRAFS; encoded by the exons ATGGcggccatcaccaccaccaccgcgccCTCCTCCTTCCGCATCTCCTCCTCACCACCACCCACAACCTCTACCCCGCGCAGCATCCTCACCTTCAACGCGCGCAACCGCTGCCACTCCAGGCTCGCCTGCCGTGCCACCGATGTGTCCGGGGCCGAGCCCTCCGCGCCGCCCGAGGCCGGAGGCGGCCGCACCTGGGTCCCGGTCGTGCCGCTCGCGGCGCTCCCGCGGGGGGAGCGCCGGGTGATCGTGCAGGACGGGGATGAGATCCTGCTTCTCTGGTACAAAGATGAAGTCTTTGCCATCGAGAACCGCTCCCCGGCTGAGGGCGCATACTCCGAGGGCCTCCTCAACGCCAAGCTCACGCAG GACGGTTGCATCATTTGCCCATCAACAGACAGTACATTTGATCTTCGCACTGGGGAAATAAAAGAATGGTACCCCAAAAACCCTGTTTTAAGGGCTCTAACACCTGTTCTGCGAAAACTATTCGTGTACCCTGCGAAAACCGATggagagaatatatacatcagcaTTAGGGGAGCTGGTACCGCTGTTGGATCAGCTGAGATTCTGTTCAGTGGGAAAGCTCAACCTGGCAGTACAGCATCTGATGTTAACATCGAAGAG GTGAGAATGGTAGTTGATGAAGGTGTTGGAGGTTTTGGTTTCACCCCTTACAATGAACTTATCAACGGAAGAGCTGCCATAATTGGCTTTCTATTGCTGATAGATTTTGAACTTTTAACTGGTAAAGGCCTTCTCAGGGGAACTGGTTTATTGGACTTCATCTATGCAATTTCAAGAGCTTTCAGCTGA